The DNA sequence CGGCATGGTGGAGAACTTTGCCCGTCGGCCGCAGGGTGGCGACCGCGATCAGATTCGCGCCGTTGCCGCAGGCGAGGGTGATCTGGCGGTGGTGAATCACTACTACTTCGCCCGCATGCTCGCCGGGAGCGACGCCGCCGACCGCGAGGCCGCCGGCAAGCTCACGCTCATCTGGCCCGACCAGCAGGGCGACGGCGTGCACGTCAACGTCTCGGGTGCCGGCATGCTCAAGAACGCCCCGAACGCCGAAAACGCCAAGGCCCTCCTCGAATTCCTTGCGAGCAACGAGGCTCAGAAGCTTTGGGCGTTGGCCAACTTCGAGTACCCGGTCGTCGAGGACTCCTCGCTGGAGCTGCCCGACGTGCTGGTCGGCTTCGGCACGTTCAAGTCCGACTCGGTCAACGCGGCCAAACTGGGTGAGAACAACCGCGAAGCCGTCCGCGTGATGGACCGCGCCGGTTGGCGGTGACACAATCGCTGGCGATGCGGCGTCGCCTGGCAAAGCTCTGGCCTGGAGTCTGGCCGGCGACGTGTTTCGCCGTCTCGGCGATTGTTGCTATCCCGCTGCTGACCGTTCTGGCTTCGGTCTTCCAGAGCAGCGACGGCGAGTGGAGCCACCTGGCCGAGACACGACTCGGCGATTACGTCCGCAACACGCTCTGGCTGGCGGTTCTGGTCGTCTCAATCACGCTCGTCGTCGGGACGGCGACGGCGTGGCTGATCGAGACGTGTGACTTTCCCGGCCGGAAGACGTTCCGCTGGATGCTGCTGTTGCCGCTGGCGGTGCCGGCTTATCTGTCGGCCTACGCGTACACGGACCTGCTGCAGTTCAGCGGGCCGGTCCAGACGAGTCTGCGTGAGGCCTTTGGCTGGGGCCGGCGCGACTACTGGTTCCCGGAAGTCCGCAGCGTCGGCGGGGCGGCAGTCATCCTCGCGCTGTCGCTTTTTCCATACGTCTACGTCGCGGCACGCACCGCCTTTGCCGAACACGCGGCTTCGGCGATGGAGGTCGGGCGGACGCTCGGCCGTGGTCCGTGGCGTTGCTTCCTGACGGTTGCTCTGCCACTAGCCAGGCCGGCACTGGCGGCGGGTGGGGCGTTGGTGTTGATGGAGACGCTGGCCGACTTCGGCGCGGCCGACTACTGCGCGGTCGACACCTTTGCGACCGGCATCTATCGAACGTGGCGTGGCCTCGAATCGCCCGTCGCCGCGGCCCAGCTGTCGGCGGTGCTGCTCGGGGCCGTGTCGCTGCTGGTGCTGGTCGACTTGCTCGCCAGGCGACGCCGACGATTTCACGGGGTGTCGCGGGCGTCTCGCCCGATGCGCAAGGTGCGACTCGGCTGGCGCGGCGCGACCGCAGCGATCGTCGTCTGCGGCCTGCCGGTCGTGCTCGGCTTCGTCTTGCCGGCACTCATCTTCGGCCACATGGCGTGGACGGCGGGCGACGCGCGGGCGCGCGAGGTCGTCCTCGACTTCGGTTTCAACACGCTCTGGCTCGCGGCTGCGTCGGGCGTCATCGCCGGCGGGCTCGCACTGCTGGTCGCGTTCGGCCGGCGTGTCTCCAAGAGCCGGACCGTGCGATCGGCGGGGCGGTTCGCTGGACTCGGCTACGCGTTGCCGGGCACCGTCGTCGCGATCGGCGTACTCGTGCCGCTGGGCTGGCTCGACCATGCCGTCAACGACGCGACCCGATCGCTTTTCGACTGGCGGCCTGGCCTGATCTTCACCGGCAGCGTGCTCGCGGTGATGCTGGCGTACCAGACGCGGTTCCTGGGCGTCGCGCTGGGCATGGTCGAGAGCGGCATGACCCGCATCCGCCGCAACGTCGACGACGCCGCCCGATCGCTCGGCACGTCGGGCGGGCGATTGCTCGTCCGCATCCACCTGCCGCTGCTCCGCGGCAGCCTGCTGGCGGCGATGCTGCTCGTCTTCGTGGATGTCGCCAAGGAACTGCCCGCAACGCTCATGCTGAGGCCTTTCGACTTCGAAACGTTGGCAGTCCGCGTCTACCAACTCGCCAGCGACGAACGTCTCGAAGAGGCGTCGCTCGGAGCGCTCGCGATCATCGGTGTCGGGCTGCTGCCCGTGATCGTGCTCTCAGGCCTCTTAGAGTCGCGGCGGAGATCTCAGACGCACGCATGACCGTCGCCGCACACGAACCTCTGCAAAGCCTGACACGCGTCCAGATCACGCGCGGCGGTCAGGGCCCGACGACGCCGCAGGTCGAGCCGATTGTTCGCGTCGAAAACCTCTCGTTCGCCTTCGGCAAGACACGCGTCGTCGACGACGTGACGCTCGACCTCGTTGCGGGCAAGGTCGTCTGCCTGCTGGGCGATTCCGGCTGTGGCAAGACCACGCTGCTGCGACTCATCGCCGGGCTCGAGCGACCCTCGGCCGGACGCATCGTCGTCGACGGCCAGGCTGCCGACGACATCGCCAGCGACGTCCACGTCCTACCGGAGCAACGGCACGTCGGCTTCGTCTTCCAGGACGCGGCGCTCTTCCCGCACCTCGACGTCCGGGCCAACGTCGCCTT is a window from the Planctomycetota bacterium genome containing:
- a CDS encoding iron ABC transporter permease encodes the protein MTQSLAMRRRLAKLWPGVWPATCFAVSAIVAIPLLTVLASVFQSSDGEWSHLAETRLGDYVRNTLWLAVLVVSITLVVGTATAWLIETCDFPGRKTFRWMLLLPLAVPAYLSAYAYTDLLQFSGPVQTSLREAFGWGRRDYWFPEVRSVGGAAVILALSLFPYVYVAARTAFAEHAASAMEVGRTLGRGPWRCFLTVALPLARPALAAGGALVLMETLADFGAADYCAVDTFATGIYRTWRGLESPVAAAQLSAVLLGAVSLLVLVDLLARRRRRFHGVSRASRPMRKVRLGWRGATAAIVVCGLPVVLGFVLPALIFGHMAWTAGDARAREVVLDFGFNTLWLAAASGVIAGGLALLVAFGRRVSKSRTVRSAGRFAGLGYALPGTVVAIGVLVPLGWLDHAVNDATRSLFDWRPGLIFTGSVLAVMLAYQTRFLGVALGMVESGMTRIRRNVDDAARSLGTSGGRLLVRIHLPLLRGSLLAAMLLVFVDVAKELPATLMLRPFDFETLAVRVYQLASDERLEEASLGALAIIGVGLLPVIVLSGLLESRRRSQTHA